A stretch of the Archangium violaceum genome encodes the following:
- a CDS encoding cold-shock protein, which translates to MATGTVKWFNDAKGFGFIVQDGGGEDVFCHHTAINMDGFRTLAEGQKVEFELARGPKGLQAQNVRAV; encoded by the coding sequence ATGGCAACTGGTACCGTGAAGTGGTTCAACGACGCGAAGGGCTTCGGATTCATCGTGCAGGACGGCGGTGGCGAGGACGTGTTCTGCCACCACACCGCCATCAACATGGACGGGTTCCGGACCCTCGCCGAGGGGCAGAAGGTGGAGTTCGAGCTGGCTCGTGGTCCCAAGGGCCTGCAGGCGCAGAACGTACGCGCCGTCTGA